A single region of the Trichoplusia ni isolate ovarian cell line Hi5 chromosome 24, tn1, whole genome shotgun sequence genome encodes:
- the LOC113505202 gene encoding proton-coupled amino acid transporter-like protein pathetic: MSEPNYPRDPRDPRDPRDPRDPRDTRDPRDPRDTRDPRQSRYDEDATQEGTSRSVGINTIGNAYTDDAESRLSISPSLQSYREEVSQYMVKRESSTYRYYPGTETSEFDYMDERRELNNTNLLESIAHVIKGSLGAGVLSMHEAYMYGGLWASLVSTFIIGFILYNAMAMLGKSAHTMYRRLKISKLSYPDLAEVTLATGPFRSFRRHSKVFRYTVDSSIFLFMCGTCCVYQIMIAHTLKNVVEGLPAEFQMEYVNSIRLYILAASPILLLLCMIRSLKFLAPFSMLADIFIALSVLTTLYYSMRSVSNIRHRPVWKDMRGFVRFCGICLYCTSGVPVALPIENNMRKPRYFRTALRWGMLIVIILVSLTGFFGYWGWGEECRSPITVHMPIDQFTTVLQCLLMMMLCTTFAVTFWVPFRIIWFYIGRQHKRKLVLWERFYRVIMAIIVTGVSLLFPNLIPIMVFLGHFFLGFIAFVFPAFIELLITWNDKHSWRVRCTCFKDFFIIIFGLLLSGSAFYPSMR; this comes from the exons ATGTCTGAGCCAAATTATCCAAGAGACCCAAGGGATCCAAGGGACCCAAGAGACCCAAGGGATCCAAGGGACACAAGGGATCCAAGGGACCCAAGAGATACAAGAGACCCAAGACAA tcgAGGTATGATGAAGATGCGACACAAGAAGGGACTTCTAGATCCGTTGGTATTAATACTATCGGTAACGCGTACACAGATGATGCG GAATCAAGGCTCTCG ATAAGCCCTTCTCTACAATCTTACAGGGAAGAGGTCAGCCAGTATATGGTAAAACGAGAGAGTTCCACCTATCGGTATTATCCCGGTACAGAGACTTCGGAGTTCGACTACATGGATGAGCGAAGGGAATTGAATAATactaa TTTGCTGGAGTCCATTGCCCATGTGATAAAGGGAAGTCTTGGCGCCGGCGTACTGAGCATGCATGAGGCCTACATGTATGGAGGACTATGGGCCTCTTTGGTTTCAACCTTTATAATTGGTTTCATTCTATACAATGCGATGGCT ATGTTAGGTAAATCGGCACATACAATGTACAGACGATTGAAGATATCTAAATTATCCTACCCTGATTTGGCAGAAGTCACTCTCGCCACAGGTCCATTTCGATCTTTCAGAAGACATAGCAAAGTATTCAG GTACACTGTGGATTCGTCGATCTTTTTGTTTATGTGTGGAACATGCTGCGTTTATCAAATCATGATTGCGCATACTTTGAAAAAt GTTGTGGAAGGTCTGCCCGCGGAATTTCAAATGGAATATGTTAACAGCATCAGGCTCTACATTCTAGCAGCATCTCCAATTCTACTTTTACTCTGTATGATAAGGAGCCTCAAGTTCTTGGCGCCGTTCTCGATGTTAGCTGATATATTTATTG CACTATCTGTTTTAACAACACTCTACTACAGTATGCGTTCAGTTAGTAACATCCGTCACCGTCCGGTCTGGAAGGACATGCGAGGCTTCGTGAGGTTCTGCGGCATATGCTTGTATTGCACCAGTGGGGTACCAGTAGCTTTGCCTATCGAGAATAATATGAGGAAACCGAGGTATTTTCGCACAGCCCTGAGATGGG GCATGCTCATAGTTATAATATTGGTAAGCCTCACTGGATTCTTTGGATATTGGGGATGGGGCGAGGAATGCAGAAGCCCCATAACTGTCCACATGCCAATTGATCA ATTTACGACTGTCCTCCAGTGTTTGTTAATGATGATGCTCTGTACCACATTCGCTGTCACATTCTGGGTACCGTTTAGAATTATATGGTTTTACATCGGCAGGCAGCATAAAAG GAAACTCGTTTTATGGGAAAGATTCTATCGTGTTATTATGGCAATAATTGTAACAGGGGTATCGTTATTATTTCCTAATCTTATTCCAATTATGGTGTTT ctTGGACACTTTTTCTTGGGCTTCATAGCTTTTGTGTTTCCCGCTTTTATTGAGCTTTTAATCACATGGAACGATAAACATTCGTGGAGAGTTAG
- the LOC113505062 gene encoding calphotin-like, translated as MLQNPVFIISVIIPIIIIAPIISPVPSPIFIGPIVSPVFIISPVVVVITVIASIISAIIIVTSVIFSVVIITPVVSPVVASIVSPVFTVASVVAIVIVVTPVVAIVIIVPPVVAIVIIVTPVVAVIVIISPVVAIVIIISPIAVIVSPVVASIVSSVFTVSSVVVAITPIVASVVSSVITIPPVAASVVSTVFIISSVVAIVVIISPVVAIVVIVSPVVAIVIVISPVVASVVSTVFVISSVIAVVIVIGPVIAVVIAKCPIVAIIVISPVVAIVVIIAPVVAVVIAVSPVVAVVVTISPVAASVVTPVVASIVSPVVAVVITVTPVVTIVVIISPVVAIITTISPVAASIISSVVTIVVIISSIVAIVITVSPVVAIVIAVSPVVAIVIIISPIAASVVTPVVAPGISPVVAIVIIVTPVVTVVIIISPVVAVVITVSPVVAVVIIISPVAASRISSVVAPGVPPVVAIVIIVSAVVAIVVIISPVVAIVIIIAPIVASVVSPVFLISSVIAVIIIFSPVIAVVVAKCPIVAVIVISPVVTIVVIISPIVAVVITVSSVAASVVSPVVAPGVSPVVAIVIIVTPVVTIVIIISPVVAIVVIISPVVAVVITVSSVAASVVTPAVAPGVSPVVTIVIIICPVVAVVITVSPVVAVVIIVSPVAASVVTPVVA; from the exons aTGCTACAAAAT CCTGTTTTCATCATTTCGGTCATTATTCCTATCATCATAATCGCCCCTATTATTTCCCCTGTTCCTTCCCCTATTTTCATTGGTCCTATAGTTTCCCCTGTTTTCATAATCTCCcctgttgttgttgttataactGTTATCGCCTCTATAATTTCCGCTATTATCATTGTCACCTCTGTTATTTTCTCTGTAGTCATTATCACCCCTGTTGTTTCCCCTGTTGTTGCTTCTATAGTTTCCCCTGTTTTCACTGTCGCCTCTGTTGTTGCTATTGTAATCGTTGTCACCCCTGTTGTTGCTATTGTAATCATTGTCCCCCCTGTTGTTGCTATTGTAATCATTGTCACCCCTGTTGTTGCTGTTATAGTCATTATCTCCCCTGTTGTtgctattgtaattattatctcCCCTATTGCTGTTATTGTCTCCCCTGTTGTTGCTTCTATAGTTTCCTCTGTTTTCACTGTCTCCTCTGTTGTAGTTGCTATCACCCCTATTGTTGCTTCTGTAGTTTCCTCTGTTATTACTATCCCCCCTGTTGCTGCTTCTGTAGTTTCCACGGTTTTCATTATCTCCTCTGTTGTTGCTATTGTAGTCATTATCTCCCCTGTTGTTGCTATTGTAGTCATTGTCTCCCCTGTTGTTGCTATTGTAATTGTTATCTCCCCTGTTGTTGCTTCTGTAGTTTCCACGGTTTTCGTTATCTCCTCTGTTATTGCTGTTGTAATTGTTATCGGCCCTGTTATTGCTGTCGTAATTGCTAAGTGCCCTATTGTTGCTATTATAGTTATCTCCCCTGTTGTTGCTATTGTAGTCATTATCGCccctgttgttgctgttgtaaTTGCTGTCTCccctgttgttgctgttgtagTTACTATCTCCCCTGTTGCTGCTTCTGTAGTTACCCCTGTTGTTGCTTCTATAGTTTCccctgttgttgctgttgtaaTCACTGTCACCCCGGTTGTTACTATTGTAGTCATTATCTCCCCTGTTGTTGCTATTATAACTACTATCTCCCCTGTTGCTGCTTCTATAATTTCCTCTGTTGTTACTATTGTAGTCATTATCTCCTCTATTGTTGCTATTGTAATTACTGTCTCCCCTGTTGTTGCTATTGTAATTGCTGTCTCCCCTGTTGTtgctattgtaattattatctcCCCTATTGCTGCTTCTGTAGTTACCCCTGTTGTTGCTCCTGGAATTTCCCCTGTTGTTGCTATTGTAATCATTGTCACCCCGGTTGTTACTGTTGTAATCATTATCTCccctgttgttgctgttgtaaTTACTGTCTCccctgttgttgctgttgtaaTTATTATCTCCCCTGTTGCTGCTTCTAGAATTTCCTCTGTTGTTGCTCCTGGAGTTCCCCCTGTTGTTGCTATTGTAATCATTGTCAGCGCGGTTGTTGCTATTGTAGTCATTATCTCCCCTGTTGTTGCTATTGTAATCATTATCGCCCCTATTGTTGCTTCTGTAGTTTCCCCGGTTTTCCTTATCTCCTCTGTTATtgctgttataattattttcagccCTGTTATTGCTGTCGTAGTTGCTAAGTGCCCTATTGTTGCTGTTATAGTTATCTCCCCTGTTGTTACTATTGTAGTCATTATCTCCCCTATTGTTGCTGTTGTAATTACTGTCTCCTCTGTTGCTGCTTCTGTAGTTTCCCCTGTTGTTGCTCCTGGAGTTTCCCCTGTTGTTGCTATTGTAATCATTGTCACCCCTGTTGTTACTATTGTAATCATTATCTCCCCTGTTGTTGCTATTGTAGTCATTATCTCCCCTGTTGTTGCCGTTGTAATTACTGTCTCCTCTGTTGCTGCTTCTGTAGTTACCCCTGCTGTTGCTCCTGGAGTTTCCCCTGTTGTTACTATTGTAATCATTATCTGccctgttgttgctgttgtaaTTACTGTCTCccctgttgttgctgttgtaaTTATTGTCTCCCCTGTTGCTGCTTCTGTAGTTACCCCTGTTGTTGCT
- the LOC113505063 gene encoding probable serine/threonine-protein kinase clkA: MAPTVPNLKILLNILFVLLVSNIRLSSAGEYSGLLSNLYKKASDQNRPLILVLDNNANRAAKDSGSRSSSYNSNYNSDYASNNYKSDYQSNNNYESNYQNRNDLSSYEDDRNEDVPYPFLYLYQLAQQASNKKALSNYQSRSNNRYNNDRSDSNYRGNNRGNNRGDNDYRENNRGDSDSRGNYRSNNRGDNDYESNNRGDNDYSSSNRGDKNNRGNYRSNNRGDNDYESNNRGDNDYNSNNRGDNDYNNNNRGNSRSNNRGNSRSSNRGDNYYNSNNRGDSNYNSNNRGDNDYNSNNRGNSRNNNRGNYRSSNRGDSNYNSNNRGDNDYSSNNRGDNDYNSNNRGDNDYNSNNRGNSRSNNRGNSRSNNRGDNDYNSNNRGDSNYNSNNRGDNDYNSNNRADNDYNSNNRGNSRSNNRGNYRSSNRGDSNYNSNNRGDNDYNRGDNDYNSNNRGNSRSNNRGNSRSSNRGDNNYNSNNRGDSNYNSNNRGDNDYNSNNRGDNYNSNNRALSNYDSNNRAENNYNSNDRGDNENRGNYRSNNRGDNDYNSNNRGDNDYNSNNRGDNDYNSNNRGNSRSNNRGNYRSSNRGDNNYNSNNRGDSNYNSNNRGDNDYNSNNRGDNYNSNNRALSNYDSNNRAENNYNSNDRGDNENRGNYRSNNRGDNDYNSNNRGDNDYNSNNRGDNDYNSNNRGNS; the protein is encoded by the exons ATGGCGCCTACAGTACCAAATCTTAAGATccttctaaatatattatttgtactaCTGGTCTCT aacaTCCGATTGTCATCAGCCGGGGAATACTCTGGCCTCCTTTCCAATCTCTATAAGAAGGCATCCGACCAGAACCGACCTCTGATCCTCGTCCTAGACAACAATGCCAACCGAGCCGCCAAGGATTCAGGATCACGATCATCCAGCTACAATTCCAACTACAACTCTGACTATGCATCCAACAACTACAAGTCAGATTACCAGTCGAATAACAACTACGAATCGAATTACCAGAACCGAAATGATTTGAGCAGTTACGAAGACGACAGGAATGAAGATGTACCATACCCCTTcttatatctttatcaattagCTCAGCAG gcttCAAATAAGAAGGCATTAAGCAATTATCAATCAAGAAGTAACAACCGCTACAACAATGATAGAAGCGACAGCAACTACAGAGGAAATAATAGAGGCAATAATAGGGGTGACAACGACTACAGAGAAAACAATAGAGGAGATAGTGACAGCAGGGGAAATTATAGGAGCAACAACCGAGGCGACAACGATTACGAAAGTAACAACAGGGGCGATAATGACTATAGTAGCAGCAACAGGGGAGATAAGAATAACAGAGGCAACTATAGGAGCAACAACAGAGGCGACAACGATTACGAAAGTAACAACAGGGGCGATAATGATTACAACAGTAACAACCGGGGTGACAACGattacaataacaacaacaGGGGAAATTCCAGAAGCAACAACAGAGGAAACTCTAGAAGCAGCAACAGAGGAGATAATTATTACAACAGCAACAATAGGGGAGACAGTAATTATAACAGCAACAACAGGGGAGATAATGATTACAATAGTAACAACAGAGGCAACTCTAGGAACAACAACAGGGGTAACTACAGAAGCAGCAACAGAGGAGACAGTAAttacaacagcaacaacagggGAGATAATGACTACAGCAGCAACAACAGGGGTGACAATGATTACAATAGTAACAACAGGGGTGACAATGATTACAATAGCAACAACAGGGGAAACTCCAGGAGCAACAACAGAGGAAACTCTAGAAGCAACAACAGGGGTGACAATGAttacaacagcaacaacagggGAGACAGTAAttacaacagcaacaacagggGAGATAATGActacaacagcaacaacagggCTGACAATGATTACAATAGCAACAACAGGGGAAACTCCAGGAGCAACAATAGGGGAAACTACAGAAGCAGCAACAGAGGAGACAGTAATTACAATAGCAACAACAGGGGAGATAATGACTACAACAGGGGTGACAATGATTACAATAGCAACAACAGGGGAAACTCCAGGAGCAACAATAGAGGAAACTCTAGAAGCAGCAACAGGGGAGATAATAAttacaacagcaacaacagggGAGACAGTAAttacaacagcaacaacagggGAGATAATGACTACAATAGCAACAATAGGGGAGATAACTATAATAGCAACAATAGGGCACTTAGCAACTATGACAGCAATAACAGggctgaaaataattataacagcaATGATAGAGGAGATAATGAAAACCGGGGAAACTACAGAAGCAACAACAGGGGAGATAATGActacaacagcaacaacagggGAGATAATGACTACAATAGTAACAACAGGGGTGACAATGATTACAATAGCAACAACAGGGGAAATTCCAGGAGCAACAACAGGGGTAACTACAGAAGCAGCAACAGGGGAGACAATAAttacaacagcaacaacagggGAGACAGTAAttacaacagcaacaacagggGAGATAATGACTACAATAGCAACAATAGGGGAGATAACTATAATAGCAACAATAGGGCACTTAGCAACTATGACAGCAATAACAGggctgaaaataattataacagcaATGATAGAGGAGATAATGAAAACCGGGGAAACTACAGAAGCAACAACAGGGGAGATAATGActacaacagcaacaacagggGAGATAATGACTACAATAGTAACAACAGGGGTGACAATGATTACAATAGCAACAACAGAGGAAATTCC
- the LOC113505064 gene encoding uncharacterized protein LOC113505064: MLEEFFFPFQNGLHSSVFNRESLGIISQLLRKDSRDPLIVFVDTSKNIRTFEDDNFYGDSNSAGEVDESGEYNVNPEKVKEKYDAVLYNVLRTSNVITDASGDTTSYHYHKYDRKETKRKAIEKLIRDRCQAKVVCTEKCSAENTLRKRYCQKSCKAVFDHLVKCPPPGNEKKKKKPPPPPPKDSCGSDSCASKNSCDDDSCKPKDSCEDDSCKSKDSCDEDSCKPKNSCDEDSCKPKDSCEASDSCNQTTPKKKGKTCPPSWRK, from the exons ATGTTGGAAG aatttttttttccttttcagaaTGGTCTTCATTCCTCAGTATTCAATAGAGAATCCTTAGGCATTATATCACAGCTATTAAGGAAAGATTCTCGAGATCCACTAATTGTTTTCGTTGACACTTCAAAGAATATAAGGACTTTTGAGGATGATAATTTCTATGGAGATAGCAACTCAGCCGGCGAAGTCGATGAATCTGGAGAATACAATGTCAACCCGGAGAAAGTCAAAGAAAAATACGACGCAGTACTGTACAACGTACTAAGg aCAAGCAATGTTATAACCGACGCTTCAGGCGATACAACTTCCTATCATTACCATAAGTATGATCGCAAAGAAACTAAACGAAAGGCAATCGAAAAGTTGATCCGCGACCGATGTCAAGCTAAAGTGGTATGTACAGAAAAATGTTCAGCGGAAAATACTTTAAGAAAAAGATACTGCCAAAAGAGTTGCAAAGCTGTGTTCGATCATCTGGTCAAGTGTCCTCCACCGGGTAAtgagaaaaagaagaaaaagccACCGCCACCACCGCCTAAAGACTCCTGCGGAAGTGATTCCTGTGCATCGAAAAATTCTTGCGATGACGACTCTTGCAAGCCTAAAGATTCTTGCGAAGACGACTCTTGCAAGTCTAAAGACTCATGCGACGAAGACTCTTGCAAACCAAAGAACTCTTGCGACGAGGATTCTTGCAAGCCAAAAGATTCGTGCGAAGCAAGCGACTCCTGTAACCAGACTACCCCCAAGAAAAAAGGAAAGACTTGTCCGCCAAGttggagaaaataa